The following are encoded together in the Kwoniella europaea PYCC6329 chromosome 1, complete sequence genome:
- a CDS encoding protein disulfide-isomerase domain, which translates to MRLYTPLVLAVALLPFAQAGMYGQPVLNLDAKSFKQAMSTEHAAMVAFVAPWCGHCKALGPEYTSAAQSLSPLIPFYAVDCDDQKNKGLCAEYQIQGFPTIKAFPRAGKGAARDYQGERKKGALIEYAKSLVPDRVKKLKLDSKSGNEDRIIRTFLEEKPTLPHVLLIHPSAPSIPFLWKVLAHRLSGKMHLGFVRDTTSHSLISSLGIYDSADTTKDATRVVSWPAETTSKEGLTEYEGAMKFNALLEWLQFQLTGETSTTNDSEKVKQKPIKIPEPITSAYESEAEATEERSVKSEAAARRAKLDEAERRDRERRERAAAKKAAEQASEHGSGTVDDAPDAIPQEAVDAQQVTGEEASKDEAAEPVPEQTAELQDEETVEKTAIPHEEL; encoded by the exons ATGCGTCTCTACACACCCTTGGTCCTCGCGGTGGCCCTCCTGCCCTTTGCACAGGCAGGGATGTACGGCCAGCCAGTGTTGAACCTCGATGCCAAATCATTCAAGCAGGCCATGTCGACCGAACATGCAGCG ATGGTAGCATTTGTCGCACCATGGTGTGGACATTGTAAAGCCCTCGGACCAGAGTACACCTCTGCCGCTCAATCCCTCTCACCCCTTATCCCATTCTACGCTGTTGACTGTGACGATCAGAAAAACAAAGGTCTGTGTGCGGAATATCAGATTCAAGGGTTCCCcaccatcaaagctttcCCCCGAGCTGGAAAGGGTGCTGCGAGGGATTATCAAggtgaaagaaagaagggcGCTTTGATAGAATATGCAAAATCCTTGGTACCGGATAGAGtgaagaaattgaaattggatagTAAAAGTGGTAATGAAGATAGGATTATACGAACTTtcttggaagag AAACCTACTTTACCCCATGTATTACTTATCCATCCTTCCGCACCTTCCATACCGTTCTTGTGGAAAGTCCTAGCTCACAGATTATCAGGCAAA ATGCACCTCGGGTTTGTCCGTGATACCACTTCCCattctttgatctcttcacTTGGCATATACGACTCGGCAGATACTACGAAAGACGCCACTAGAGTCGTATCGTGGCCTGCTGAGACTACGTCCAAGGAGGGCTTGACAGAGTACGAGG GAGCAATGAAATTCAACGCATTACTCGAATGGTTACAGTTCCAACTTACCGGTGAGACTTCCACAACGAACGATTCGGAGAAAGTCAAGCAGAAACCAATCAAGATACCTGAACCTATTACTTCTGCATATGAatctgaagctgaagcgacGGAAGAACGTTCAGTGAAGAGCGAAGCTGCTGCTAGGAGGGCGAAATTGGACGAAGCTGAacgaagagatagagagagaagggaaagggcAGCTGCGAAGAAAGCTGCCGAACAAGCATCAGAACACGGAAGTGGGACTGTTGATGATGCTCCTGATGCTATTCCACAAGAGGCGGTGGATGCTCAGCAGGTGACTGGAGAAGAAGCGTCGAAAGATGAAGCTGCTGAACCTGTCCCGGAGCAGACGGCAGAATTGCAAGATGAGGAAACGGTAGAGAAGACTGCTATACCTCATGAGGAGCTGTAG
- a CDS encoding ribosomal protein L14, giving the protein MIGLKGLLNVIDNTGALKVECINVLKVKTRLKSTGTATVGDEIVCVVNKARPIPANEVIKNPSSSSNIQKIRKGDVRRAVVVRVKKTVQRSDGSVVRFDDNAAVLLNNKGEMLGTRIVGPVAAELRKSKGGAAGAGGRWGKILMLAPKVV; this is encoded by the exons ATGATTGGATTAAAAGGTTTACTAAAT GTCATCGATAATACTGGTGCATTGAAAGTGGAATGTATAAACGTATTGAAAGTGAAAACGAGATTAAAATCCACCGGTACAGCTACAGTAG GAGATGAGATAGTATGTGTGGTCAACAAAGCAAGACCAATCCCAGCCAACGAAGTAATCAAGAATCCGTCGTCTTCCTCGAATATACAGAAGATCAGAAAAGGTGATGTGAGAAGAGCGGTGGTGGTAAGGGTGAAAAAGACTGTTCAGAGATCTGATGGAAGTGTggtgag GTTCGACGACAATGCAGCTGTCCTACTGAATAACAAAGGTGAAATGTTAGGTACAAGGATAGTGGGACCCGTAGCAGCAGAATTGAGGAAATCAAAAGGTGGTGCggcaggtgcaggtggtcGATGGGGTAAAATATTGATGTTAGCTCCGAAG GTGGTATAA